A single region of the Vanessa tameamea isolate UH-Manoa-2023 chromosome 18, ilVanTame1 primary haplotype, whole genome shotgun sequence genome encodes:
- the LOC113399961 gene encoding probable cytochrome P450 49a1 gives MSVVRRFATIPGPRPLPLLGNSWRFAIGQKPWQTRSLDVTLWNLRALAGAGGAAKVAKLFGHPDLVFPFCAEETAKVYRREDSMPHRAVAPCLKHYKQELRKDFFGDEPGLIGVHGMPWSKFRSKVSKALVAPEAAKAAVPSLDDVAVDFLDRMEKIMDHNREMPKDFLTELYKWALESVGAWALGTRLGCLSEKDNDAKEIIKNIHGFFHSVPELELSAPLWRIYSTKAYKTYVDALDSFRNLCLKRLTDKGVCAKIAKSSGEKVATILALDLLLVGVDTTAAAAASTMYLLAKNSRAQCRLQAELDNSLPVGRLLNSQDLERLPYLRACIKEALRMKPVILGNGRCLQSDAIISGYEVPKGSHIVFPHYIMSNEERYFPNPHDYTPERWLRDTERTDDHVSSKSCYIENESNDKICEHAKAALIAKRQREVGIHPFASLPFGFGRRMCIGKRFAEVELQLMLAKIFHKYNVSWRYGELTYSVTPTYVPNEPLQFTLDNRKKGK, from the exons ATGAGTGTTGTAAGGCGTTTCGCGACTATTCCGGGTCCTAGGCCTCTTCCTCTGCTGGGGAACTCCTGGCGCTTTGCTATTGGACAGAAACCGTGGCAAACACGGAGCTTAGATGTTACGCTATGGAATCTACGAGCACTAGCTGGTGCTGGCGGAGCCGCTAAAGTGGCCAAATTGTTTGGACATCCAGATTTAGTATTTCCATTTTGTGCCGAAGAAACAGCAAAAGTGTATAGGCGGGAGGACTCTATGCCGCACAGAGCAGTGGCACCATGTCTAAAGCATTACAAACAGGAACTACGGAAGGATTTTTTTGGCGATGAGCCCGGCTTAATAGGCGT ACACGGCATGCCTTGGTCAAAGTTCAGATCAAAAGTTTCGAAAGCTCTCGTGGCTCCGGAAGCAGCAAAAGCGGCTGTACCATCACTTGACGACGTGGCCGTAGATTTTTTGGACAG AATGGAAAAAATTATGGATCATAATAGAGAAATGCCTAAAGATTTTCTAACGGAATTATACAAATGGGCTTTAGAAT CAGTTGGGGCGTGGGCCCTGGGCACGAGATTAGGATGTTTAAGTGAAAAAGATAACGATGCAaaagaaatcataaaaaacattCACGGTTTCTTCCACAGTGTACCAGAACTCGAACTATCTGCTCCACTGTGGAGGATATATTCAACTAAAGCATACAAAACCTACGTCGACGCCTTGGACTCCTTCAGAAATCTTTGCTTGAAGAGATTGACAGATAAAGGAGTTTGCGCTAAAATTGCTAAAAGTTCCGGCGAGAAAGTCGCAACGATATTGGCTTTAGATTTATTATTGGTCGGTGTAGACACAACCGCAGCGGCTGCGGCCAGCACGATGTATTTACTTGCGAAAAATTCAAGAGCACAATGCAGGTTGCAAGCGGAACTAGACAATAGCCTTCCTGTGGGTAGATTGCTCAATAGCCAAGATTTAGAACGACTACCGTATTTACGCGCTTGTATAAAGGAAGCTTTGCG AATGAAACCGGTCATCTTAGGAAATGGACGTTGCTTACAATCCGACGCTATCATATCTGGATATGAAGTTCCGAAAGGG TCGCACATCGTTTTCCCTCACTACATCATGTCGAATGAGGAACGATACTTTCCAAATCCGCACGACTATACACCGGAACGTTGGTTGAGAGACACAGAACGCACCGACGATCATGTATCTTCCAAATCTTGTTACATAGAAAACGAATCGAATGATAAGATTTGCGAACACGCTAAAGCAGCATTAATAGCTAAAAGGCAGAGGGAAGTAGGAATCCATCCATTTGCGTCTCTTCCATTTGGTTTTGGCAGACGTATGTGTATCGGGAAGAGATTCGCTGAAGTGGAACTGCAACTTATGCTCGCTAAG atatttcataaatacaacGTGTCTTGGAGGTACGGGGAACTGACGTACAGTGTTACACCGACCTACGTACCAAATGAACCCCTGCAGTTTACATTAGACAACagaaaaaaaggaaaatga